One Hymenobacter psoromatis genomic window, GGGCTGCAGGTGCTCCTGGCCCCAGTGTGGGCAAAAAAAGACGAGCTGCACGACGTTCTTTGTTTGTAACTTATTGGTTGATAATTTTTAATCGCCAAACCCTACAGAACCAGTGGATTCAGCTCCGATGCTGCTAGCGCGCCGGCGGGCAGGTGCTGGAGCCAGCGGGCGTGGTCGTTGTGCTGCGCCTGGTGATGCGGCGCTACCACGCGGGCCCCGTCGGCGAGATAAATGATGGTCATCACCTCGCGCATTTGGGTAGATTGGTTGCCGGGGGCCTGGTGAATGGTAAAGCCGTAGTGCCAGGTGGCATCGCCGGCCCGCATGGTGGCGGCCCGCGTCACGGGGAAGTCGTTTTCGCGCACATAGCGGTCAAACTCGGCTGCCGAGGTATCGGAAATTTCGTGGTCGAATACTGCCCCCCGCCGGTGCGAGCCCGAGGCGAAGGTGAGCATTCCCATGTCAGCATCGATGTCCACCAGCGGCATCCACATGGTGATGGTGTTAGTGGTGTCGAGGGGCCAGTAGTGCTGGTCCTGGTGCCAGGGGGTAGGGCCGCCACCGGGCTCCTTAAACAGCGCTTGGTCGTGGTAGATACGCACGTTTTCGACGCCCAGTAGGTCGGCCGCCAGCTGGGCAAAGCGCCGGGCCAGCACAAAGCGGCGTACCCGCTCGTCGGCGCGCCATAGGTTCATAATTTGCAAAAAAGCCTTGCCGTAGGTATCGCGCGCCGCCAGCGGCCGGGCCTCGGTGTTGTAGCATTCGGCGGCCTGCTCAATGACCGGGCGGTAGGCGGCCACCTCGGCGGGCGAGAGCACGCCGCGGGTGAGGGTGTGGCCCAGCGTCCGGAATTCCTGAATTTGAGTGGTACTCAGACGCTTGCTCTCGGCCAGGGCGGGCAGGTCTTCGGGATAAATAGTCATAGCCAGTGAATTGCTTGGGTTTTACCAAGGCAAAGCACCGGCATTTCTCACCGAAAAAAAATAACTTTATTGGCCATTTCTTGGTGTATATTATCCTGACGCCCCGCTCCTACCCCATTTTCTCACCCTTCTACACCCATGCTCAAAGCTGCTTACGAGGCCGTCGCCCCCAATGCGGCCTCTTCCTTTTCGGTGCGCACTTTTGCCGAGGAGGTCTTCACAGCTCCTTATCACTACCACCCCGAGTATGAGCTGACCCTCATTGTGCAGGGCCGGGGCCGGCGCTACGTGGGCAGCCACGTGGCCGAATACGGCCCCGGCGATTTAGTGCTGGTCGGCGCGCAGCTGCCCCACTGCTGGAAAACGGCCCCGGCCGGCCTCCAGCGGGCCGCGTCGGTGTCGGTCGTGGCGCAGTTCACCCACGAGTGTCTGGGGGAGGTGTTTTTCGGCAAGCCCGAAATGCACGCCATTGCGCAGCTGCTGCGTCGCAGCGCCAATGGCCTACACTTTCCCGATGCCGGCCAGCACCTGCGGCCCGCGCTACGCCAACTCGGGCAGGAGCCTGATCCTTTTCGCCGCCTGCAGGCCCTACTGGGCCTGTTGCAAGCGCTGGCTAGTACCCCGCACTACGAAGTGTTGGACGCGCAGCAGCGGGTGGGCACCTTAGCACCCGCCGAGCGCGAGCGCTACCACCGGGTAATGGCCTACCTGGTCGAGCACTTTCGGGGGCCCCTCACCCTGGCGCAGGTGGCAGAGGTAGCCCATCTTACTCCTAATGCCTTTTGCAAATATTTCAAGAATTTGACCCGCAGAACCTTCGTCGAAGTGATGATTGAGTACCGCTTGCAGTACGCCACGCAGCAACTGGTGAGCACCAATAAGGCGGTGGCTGAAATTTGCTACGACAGCGGCTTTCGCGACGTTTCGTACTTCAACAAGCTCTTTAAGGCGCAGCGGCAGCACAGCCCCCTGCAGTACCGGCGCGCGTTTCAGCAGGCGTTGTATAGCTGAGCGCTGGGGCGGCGGTGGCCCGGCAATAAGAAGCCCCTACCCTCTCTTCCTGACCGAAAGGGAGGGTAGGGGCTTCTTATTGCTGGGCACCAGCTATTAGGGCTTGCTGTTCAGCTTCTTAATCAGGTCGGTTTCGTCCTGACGGTAAGGCGTGCCGTCTTTGCGAAAAACTTCGTGGAACCATTCGCTGGGCTCCGAGCCATCGGCCAGGGGTGTATCCCAGGCGTATTTAGTATTGGTTTTGCCATCCACGAGGCCCCAGTTAATGGCCGCTACGCGGTACTTTTTGAGCAGGGGTAAGATATTGACAAAGCGCGAGTTGCGGGGCCGGGCCATGTATTCGGTACAGATGAGCGGCCGGCCGTGGGTTTCGAGCAGTTCAATCTCGCGCTGGTGGGCCGGCACCTCGTCGTAGTTGTGGTAGGTAATCACGTCGGAGTGCAGCGCCTGATAAGTGTTGAGAGCCTGGAAATCCAGGTTCCAGATGCCCATGCTTAAGGGCTGGTCGGGGCGCACGGCCTCGGCCCAGGCAAAGGTGTTGCGCACCAGTGGCAGGGAGGCAGTGCTCTTGCCCTGGTTGCCAGGCTCGTTATATAAGTCCCAGAGCGCAATGCGCTTGTCATGAGCGAAGCTGGTGAGCACGTCGGTCACGTAGGGCCGCAGCTGCATAAAAGTAGCCGAGTCGCGCGAGGCCGGGTCGCCGGGGTCCTGTAGCCAACCCGAGTTATGGATACCGGTTTTGGGCGCGGGTTGGGTACCAATGTGCGAGTCCTTGTTCCAGCAGTCATCGAAGAAGACGAAGATGGTGCCAATGTGGTGCTTATCGGCGACAGCCAGGTAGTCGTTCATCCGCTTTTTGAAGCCCGCAGGGTCCTCTTTCCAGGCCAGGCTGTGCAAAAACACGCGCATTGTATTGAAGCCGATGCCCTCGGCCCAACCTAGCTCCTTATCGATGGTGGCGGGGTCAAACGTGGCGGCCTGCCACATTTCGAGCTGGTTGATGGCGGTGCTGGGGATGAAGTTGGCGCCCGTCATCCAGGGCCGGGCGGCGTACCAGGCGTTGGCCTTGTCGGCCGACCAGCGGCCGGCCTGGCTGGGGGCAAGCATGGCGGCAGTACCCTTGGTTTTGGTCTTAACTTTCTGGGCCTGGGCCAGCGGGGCGCCGAGCAGCGACAAGCCCAGCAGCAGCATGGATAGTTTTTTCATGTGGGAAGAGGAAAAAAGAGGGGGGTAGGAAATAAAGTAGGTGCAATGCGCCCCGGCGTAGTGGCAAGGAGACGCCCGAAACCTGCGAGCTGCTCACCGGTAGCCCGCGCAAACTAGCGGGCTCACTCGCCCGAGGGCACGGGCTGGGGCGTGGCTAGCGCAGCGGGCACGCTAAAATCGGGCGAGCCATCGGGCCGCCAGCTGAACCGCTGGGCGCGGGAGCTGCGGCCTTCACACTTGCCATCGGCCGCCGCCTTGGCGTGGTAGATAATCCAGCTTTCGCGGCCGTCGGGCGAGGTGGTGAAGCCGTTGTGGCCGGTGCCCCACACGCCATTCTCGGCCGATGGGTGAAACACGGGCTCCGGCGATTTTACCCAGGAGGCGGCCAGGAGCGGGTCGGCGCCGGGCCGGGCCGTGAGCATTCCTAGGGCGTAATTATCGTCCCAGCAGGCGCTGGCCGAATACACCAGCAAGAGCTGCCCTTTCTTACCAGCCAGAAACTCGGGGCCTTCCAAAATCTGGCGGCCGCCGCCCTTTTCCCAGCTCTGGGTGGGGGTAGCAATGGTCGTTTCGCGGGCGGCGTCGAGCGTCCAGGGGTTTTTCATGGGCGCGATGGCCAGCACACTCTGCGGCCCCACGTAGGCCGAGTACACAAAATAGCGCTGGCCGCCGTGCTCAAACACGGTGCCGTCGAGGCCGCTGTATTTCGTGTTCACGCGGCCCTTGTCTACCCAGGTGCCGGTAGTGGGGTCAGGGCTGGCATTTTCTAACACAAACACGTAGCGCGTGTCATCCCCCGCCTTGGCCTGGTCAGAGGCCGTATAGTAGAGGTACCATTTCCCAGCGAAAAAGTGCAGCTCAGGCGCCCAAATTTGGGTGGAGTTGGGGCCGGTGGCCGGCGGCGTCCAAACCACCGCGCCGGGCGCGTCCTTCACCCCTTCCAGGAGTTTTGACTTCCAGAGGGTCAGGTTCTTACCCATCGTATTGGTGTAGTAGTAATAGCCGCCGTGGCGGATAATCCACGGGTCGGGGCCATTCACCTTCAGCGGGTTCGTAAAGGTGCGTGGGGCCGGGGCCTGCGCGCCCGCCAGGTGGCTAATACCTAGCAACGCGCTCACGAACAATATTTTACCAGAAACCATAGGCTAGGGAATAATGGGTAAGGCCACCACGCGCAGCTTGGTGCAACCGTAGGGGATAAACGTGAGCGTTTCAAGGGTGGAGTCCACGGGCCCCTTATAGAGGCCATCGCGGGGCGTAACGGGTTGCGGGGCTACCCCCTCATCGAGCTGCCAGGCGGGCAAGCGCCGGCCGCTGACGGTGAGGGTAATGGGCGCATTGGCCGCGTTCCAGTAAAATCCGTTGGCACTGGCCGCCAGCGGCTTAGCGGCCACGGTAGTGGCGAGAATGGGGTCCTCGACCACGGCGTGGGGCAGGCCGTAGTTCCAGGGGCTGCCGGGCGTGAGAGTAAAGTAGCGACCTTCCTGGGCCTGCTGGCCTTCCTGCCACTGCTCCTTAATTTGAAGGGCGTAGGCCAGCGGGCCGCGCTCCAGGGTGCGCGAGTTGCGGGCCCAGCTGCTGGTGCGCACCGGCATGGGCAGGCGCAGCGTGAGGTGGTCGGCGGGCCGCCAGGTGCGGGCCAGAGTGATAACCTGGCCGCCCTTGTCGGTGCGCAGCGATTGGCCGTTGAGCAGCACCGTGGCCTCGGCACACCAACCCGGCACGCGCAGCACCAACGGAAATGCGATGGGCTTTTTCAGGTCGAAAACAAAGTTAATTTCGTCGCCGAAGGGGTAGGCAGTTTCTTCCCGAATGGTCACCGGCACGTTACCATTTACTTTCGTCGTCAGCACGTTGGGCGCATATTCTAAGGCCGCTACACCCTGACTCGGCGTGGCGTACCAGAGGTGCGTCGCAAATTTGGTCCAGCCCTGATGCATGTTGGCCGTGCAGCAGGTATAGCCGGCATAGGGCCCAAAAACATTGTTCATCCCGTACTCGAAGGGCAGCGAAAAGTTGAGTACACCCCGCTGCACCTGCACCTGGTTAGCCACCTGGAAGTATTGGCGGCTTTCGTAGTCGTCGGTGGTTTGGGTAGGTAGGGCGTTGTAGGCAATGCGTTCCAGCGCGTCGAGGTAGGTAGCGTCACCGGTAATGGCGGCAGCCTGCTCCAGCGAGTACATGGTTTCGACCACCGCGCACAACTCAGTGCCCTGGGTGGGCAAGTTGCCATGCAAGTCCTCATCGGCCGAAAACATGCCGGTGGGCAGGCCATGCAGCGTCATAATGTCTTGCCAGCCAGTACGTAGCGCCTGCGGCAGCGCAGGCTGTTCGGGGTGGGCTTGGCTGTACACCACGGGCAGCTTCAAGCCCATGCCCACGTTCACACCGTGGCGGTTCATCCAGTGGGCATCGGTTTGGTTGGCGGCAGCTTCCATCACCCAGTCGCGGTCCGCGAACAGGGCCGTCCAGGGCGTGGTTTGCTGGTAAAGCAACTCGCCCAGCTCGCGCAGAAACGGCTCGCCGGTTTGCCGGTATAACCAATAGATCACCAGTAGGTTATCGCCGCCGCGCACGGTGCTCCACTCGCTCCACTGGCCCAGCGGTGCGGCCGGCAGGTTGGCCAACTGGTAGCGAAAGTAGCGGGTCAGGAAAGGC contains:
- a CDS encoding phytanoyl-CoA dioxygenase family protein, which gives rise to MTIYPEDLPALAESKRLSTTQIQEFRTLGHTLTRGVLSPAEVAAYRPVIEQAAECYNTEARPLAARDTYGKAFLQIMNLWRADERVRRFVLARRFAQLAADLLGVENVRIYHDQALFKEPGGGPTPWHQDQHYWPLDTTNTITMWMPLVDIDADMGMLTFASGSHRRGAVFDHEISDTSAAEFDRYVRENDFPVTRAATMRAGDATWHYGFTIHQAPGNQSTQMREVMTIIYLADGARVVAPHHQAQHNDHARWLQHLPAGALAASELNPLVL
- a CDS encoding AraC family transcriptional regulator is translated as MLKAAYEAVAPNAASSFSVRTFAEEVFTAPYHYHPEYELTLIVQGRGRRYVGSHVAEYGPGDLVLVGAQLPHCWKTAPAGLQRAASVSVVAQFTHECLGEVFFGKPEMHAIAQLLRRSANGLHFPDAGQHLRPALRQLGQEPDPFRRLQALLGLLQALASTPHYEVLDAQQRVGTLAPAERERYHRVMAYLVEHFRGPLTLAQVAEVAHLTPNAFCKYFKNLTRRTFVEVMIEYRLQYATQQLVSTNKAVAEICYDSGFRDVSYFNKLFKAQRQHSPLQYRRAFQQALYS
- a CDS encoding 1,4-beta-xylanase gives rise to the protein MKKLSMLLLGLSLLGAPLAQAQKVKTKTKGTAAMLAPSQAGRWSADKANAWYAARPWMTGANFIPSTAINQLEMWQAATFDPATIDKELGWAEGIGFNTMRVFLHSLAWKEDPAGFKKRMNDYLAVADKHHIGTIFVFFDDCWNKDSHIGTQPAPKTGIHNSGWLQDPGDPASRDSATFMQLRPYVTDVLTSFAHDKRIALWDLYNEPGNQGKSTASLPLVRNTFAWAEAVRPDQPLSMGIWNLDFQALNTYQALHSDVITYHNYDEVPAHQREIELLETHGRPLICTEYMARPRNSRFVNILPLLKKYRVAAINWGLVDGKTNTKYAWDTPLADGSEPSEWFHEVFRKDGTPYRQDETDLIKKLNSKP
- a CDS encoding family 43 glycosylhydrolase, giving the protein MVSGKILFVSALLGISHLAGAQAPAPRTFTNPLKVNGPDPWIIRHGGYYYYTNTMGKNLTLWKSKLLEGVKDAPGAVVWTPPATGPNSTQIWAPELHFFAGKWYLYYTASDQAKAGDDTRYVFVLENASPDPTTGTWVDKGRVNTKYSGLDGTVFEHGGQRYFVYSAYVGPQSVLAIAPMKNPWTLDAARETTIATPTQSWEKGGGRQILEGPEFLAGKKGQLLLVYSASACWDDNYALGMLTARPGADPLLAASWVKSPEPVFHPSAENGVWGTGHNGFTTSPDGRESWIIYHAKAAADGKCEGRSSRAQRFSWRPDGSPDFSVPAALATPQPVPSGE
- a CDS encoding beta-L-arabinofuranosidase domain-containing protein, whose translation is MTYPPRARWGLAALVLCEASAVAQPATAPAPLAPLAYRELAPGAIQPAGWLRTQLGIMRDHSTGHLDETYPKLRDKNGWLGGTGDGWEETPYWLDGAISLAHLLQDKPLLAKVQRYVDWSIQHQRPSGYFGPLTKAEQAAGKLLDVQGTQGEDWWPRMVMLKVFQQHYQATHDARVLPFLTRYFRYQLANLPAAPLGQWSEWSTVRGGDNLLVIYWLYRQTGEPFLRELGELLYQQTTPWTALFADRDWVMEAAANQTDAHWMNRHGVNVGMGLKLPVVYSQAHPEQPALPQALRTGWQDIMTLHGLPTGMFSADEDLHGNLPTQGTELCAVVETMYSLEQAAAITGDATYLDALERIAYNALPTQTTDDYESRQYFQVANQVQVQRGVLNFSLPFEYGMNNVFGPYAGYTCCTANMHQGWTKFATHLWYATPSQGVAALEYAPNVLTTKVNGNVPVTIREETAYPFGDEINFVFDLKKPIAFPLVLRVPGWCAEATVLLNGQSLRTDKGGQVITLARTWRPADHLTLRLPMPVRTSSWARNSRTLERGPLAYALQIKEQWQEGQQAQEGRYFTLTPGSPWNYGLPHAVVEDPILATTVAAKPLAASANGFYWNAANAPITLTVSGRRLPAWQLDEGVAPQPVTPRDGLYKGPVDSTLETLTFIPYGCTKLRVVALPIIP